A stretch of the Pygocentrus nattereri isolate fPygNat1 chromosome 29, fPygNat1.pri, whole genome shotgun sequence genome encodes the following:
- the prickle3 gene encoding prickle planar cell polarity protein 3 isoform X1, giving the protein MFTRGSKKRRSNRSEEDPDRGQPCMRCGEQCPGFRMHGWRKICVHCKCVREEHAVRTVPGQLERMMMKLVSDFQRHSISDDDSGCASEEYAWVPPGLKPEQVYQYFSCIPEDKVPYVNSPGERYRIKQLLHQLPAHDSEPQYCNSLDDEEKKELRLFSQQRKRENLGRGIVRLFPVTMTGAICQQCGRQICGGDIAVFASRAGHGSCWHPQCFQCATCSELLVDLIYFYQEGHIYCGRHHAERIKPRCQACDEIILADECTEAESRHWHMRHFCCFECETALGGQRYIMRESRPYCCTCYESLYAEYCDTCGEHIGIDQGQMTYEGQHWHASEACFCCAHCRLPLLGRPFLPRGGLIFCSRPCSLGEDPDNSDSCDSALQSKPASHKHTQQQHRRSPLRPLEGSNASAATVKTSTASTSTHPSESRGVHTSLSHLQNGGPPPPPYRERRPQSSHSPSQLTSLANGWGTSSPADQSNADNHSGHSRLEYTVELNGYAEFGPFPPSCTSRGTSTAKDSGRLGENSSETLSPPHSSPAFDSLNHTDSFPPPPPPVFIGLDDLPILPPLDTSEPESLPPPPAPLPARSSTARVSFREPISSSYSMEEDEEEEEAEVEEERRDGGEGEKEEEEDEEAVGGLGRRLRLRDGIPPQMDLLDGSYHRSFRRGGAGPPGRSHVASDSLLHLGTEKRFRRSRRDRPRLETLEWRGGDNPQPSCSNIDGDGSPRLTLHSTYYRHEDSCSTCSSSSDSEEEGFFLGQRIPLPPQLTGQERTKDEEKDEEEEEKGKTKRGSLRRRRTHSLSSKDKDKNCILS; this is encoded by the exons GAAGATCTGTGTGCACTGTAAGTGTGTGCGTGAGGAGCATGCAGTGCGCACAGTTCCCGGTCAGCTGGAGAGGATGATGATGAAGCTGGTGTCCGACTTCCAAAGGCACTCCATCTCGGACGACGACTCCGGCTGTGCCTCGGAGGAGTACGCCTGGGTCCCACCTGGCCTCAAACCGGAACAG GTGTATCAGTACTTCAGTTGTATTCCTGAGGATAAAGTGCCCTATGTGAACAGCCCAGGAGAGAGATATCGCATTAAACAGCTTCTTCACCAGCTCCCAGCCCATGACAGTGAG CCCCAGTACTGTAACTCCCTGGATGATGAAGAGAAGAAGGAGCTAAGATTGTTCAGCCagcagaggaaaagagaaaacctGGGCCGCGGAATCGTTCGCCTCTTCCCCGTCACCATGACAGGAGCCATTTGCCAGCAG TGTGGTAGGCAGATTTGTGGGGGTGATATAGCTGTGTTCGCGTCCCGGGCTGGTCATGGCTCCTGCTGGCACCCTCAGTGCTTTCAGTGCGCGACGTGTAGCGAGCTGCTAGTGGACCTCATCTACTTCTACCAGGAGGGTCACATATACTGCGGCCGGCACCATGCTGAGCGCATCAAGCCCCGCTGCCAGGCCTGCGATGAG ATCATTCTAGCGGACGAGTGCACGGAGGCGGAGAGCCGCCACTGGCACATGAGGCACTTTTGCTGTTTTGAGTGTGAGACGGCGCTGGGCGGTCAGCGCTACATAATGAGGGAGAGCCGGCCGTACTGCTGCACCTGCTATGAGTCGCTTTATGCAGAGTACTGTGACACCTGTGGGGAGCACATTG GAATAGACCAGGGGCAGATGACGTATGAGGGTCAGCACTGGCATGCCTCTGAGGCATGTTTTTGCTGTGCTCACTGTCGACTCCCCCTGCTGGGCAGACCCTTCCTCCCCCGTGGTGGGCTCATTTTCTGCTCCCGGCCATGCTCTCTTGGGGAAGACCCGGATAACTCTGACTCCTGTGACTCAGCCCTGCAGAGCAAACCcgcctcacacaaacacacacagcagcagcaccgCCGTTCACCACTGAGGCCACTGGAGGGCAGCAATGCATCCGCTGCCACTGTCAAAACATCTACTGCTAGTACGTCAACTCATCCCTCGGAAAGCAGAG GTGTACACACTTCACTCTCCCATTTACAAAATGGTGGTCCACCACCTCCACCTTACAGAGAAAGACGCCCCCAGAGCTCACACTCTCCTTCCCAGCTCACTTCTTTAGCCAACGGCTGGGGAACGTCATCACCTGCAGACCAATCAAACGCTGACAACCACTCAGGACACAGCAGGCTGGAATACACGGTGGAGCTGAATGGATATGCTGAATTTGGCCCATTTCCACCAAGCTGCACTTCCAGAGGAACCTCGACAGCGAAAGACAGTGGCAGACTTGGGGAGAACAGTTCGG aaactctctctcctcctcactCATCCCCTGCATTTGACTCTCTAAACCACACAGACTCTTTcccacctcctccacctcctgtATTCATCGGCCTCGATGATTTACCAATCCTGCCCCCACTTGACACTTCTGAGCCCGAGTCGCTCCCGCCTCCACCCGCCCCCCTGCCAGCGCGGAGCAGCACGGCCAGGGTCAGCTTCAGGGAGCCAATCAGCAGCAGCTACTCAatggaggaggatgaggaagaggaagaagcagaagttgaagaggagagaagagatgggggtgagggagagaaggaggaagaggaagacgAGGAAGCTGTTGGAGGCTTGGGACGCAGACTACGCCTTCGAGACGGAATACCGCCTCAGATGGACCTTCTGG ATGGATCATACCACCGCAGTTTCCGGCGAGGGGGCGCAGGACCTCCTGGCCGCAGCCACGTGGCTTCAGACTCACTGCTCCACTTGGGCACAGAAAAGCGTTTCAGACGCTCACGGCGTGACAGACCCCGTCTAGAGACTCTGGAGTGGAGAGGAGGGGACAACCCGCAGCCTTCCTGCAGCAACATTGACGGAGATGGCAGCCCCAGGCTGACCCTTCACTCCACCTACTACAGACACGAAGACTCCTGCTCCACCTGCTCATCTTCATCAGACTCCGAGGAGGAAGGCTTCTTCCTGGGCCAGCGCATCCCCCTGCCCCCACAACTGACTGGCCAAGAGAGGACCAAGGATGAAGagaaagatgaggaggaggaggagaaagggaAGACGAAGAGAGGCAgcctgaggaggaggaggacacacagtctgagcagcaaagacaaagacaaaaactGTATACtgtcctga
- the prickle3 gene encoding prickle planar cell polarity protein 3 isoform X3, translated as MFTRGSKKRRSNRSEEDPDRGQPCMRCGEQCPGFRMHGWRKICVHCKCVREEHAVRTVPGQLERMMMKLVSDFQRHSISDDDSGCASEEYAWVPPGLKPEQVYQYFSCIPEDKVPYVNSPGERYRIKQLLHQLPAHDSEPQYCNSLDDEEKKELRLFSQQRKRENLGRGIVRLFPVTMTGAICQQCGRQICGGDIAVFASRAGHGSCWHPQCFQCATCSELLVDLIYFYQEGHIYCGRHHAERIKPRCQACDEIILADECTEAESRHWHMRHFCCFECETALGGQRYIMRESRPYCCTCYESLYAEYCDTCGEHIGIDQGQMTYEGQHWHASEACFCCAHCRLPLLGRPFLPRGGLIFCSRPCSLGEDPDNSDSCDSALQSKPASHKHTQQQHRRSPLRPLEGSNASAATVKTSTASTSTHPSESRGVHTSLSHLQNGGPPPPPYRERRPQSSHSPSQLTSLANGWGTSSPADQSNADNHSGHSRLEYTVELNGYAEFGPFPPSCTSRGTSTAKDSGRLGENSSDSFPPPPPPVFIGLDDLPILPPLDTSEPESLPPPPAPLPARSSTARVSFREPISSSYSMEEDEEEEEAEVEEERRDGGEGEKEEEEDEEAVGGLGRRLRLRDGIPPQMDLLDGSYHRSFRRGGAGPPGRSHVASDSLLHLGTEKRFRRSRRDRPRLETLEWRGGDNPQPSCSNIDGDGSPRLTLHSTYYRHEDSCSTCSSSSDSEEEGFFLGQRIPLPPQLTGQERTKDEEKDEEEEEKGKTKRGSLRRRRTHSLSSKDKDKNCILS; from the exons GAAGATCTGTGTGCACTGTAAGTGTGTGCGTGAGGAGCATGCAGTGCGCACAGTTCCCGGTCAGCTGGAGAGGATGATGATGAAGCTGGTGTCCGACTTCCAAAGGCACTCCATCTCGGACGACGACTCCGGCTGTGCCTCGGAGGAGTACGCCTGGGTCCCACCTGGCCTCAAACCGGAACAG GTGTATCAGTACTTCAGTTGTATTCCTGAGGATAAAGTGCCCTATGTGAACAGCCCAGGAGAGAGATATCGCATTAAACAGCTTCTTCACCAGCTCCCAGCCCATGACAGTGAG CCCCAGTACTGTAACTCCCTGGATGATGAAGAGAAGAAGGAGCTAAGATTGTTCAGCCagcagaggaaaagagaaaacctGGGCCGCGGAATCGTTCGCCTCTTCCCCGTCACCATGACAGGAGCCATTTGCCAGCAG TGTGGTAGGCAGATTTGTGGGGGTGATATAGCTGTGTTCGCGTCCCGGGCTGGTCATGGCTCCTGCTGGCACCCTCAGTGCTTTCAGTGCGCGACGTGTAGCGAGCTGCTAGTGGACCTCATCTACTTCTACCAGGAGGGTCACATATACTGCGGCCGGCACCATGCTGAGCGCATCAAGCCCCGCTGCCAGGCCTGCGATGAG ATCATTCTAGCGGACGAGTGCACGGAGGCGGAGAGCCGCCACTGGCACATGAGGCACTTTTGCTGTTTTGAGTGTGAGACGGCGCTGGGCGGTCAGCGCTACATAATGAGGGAGAGCCGGCCGTACTGCTGCACCTGCTATGAGTCGCTTTATGCAGAGTACTGTGACACCTGTGGGGAGCACATTG GAATAGACCAGGGGCAGATGACGTATGAGGGTCAGCACTGGCATGCCTCTGAGGCATGTTTTTGCTGTGCTCACTGTCGACTCCCCCTGCTGGGCAGACCCTTCCTCCCCCGTGGTGGGCTCATTTTCTGCTCCCGGCCATGCTCTCTTGGGGAAGACCCGGATAACTCTGACTCCTGTGACTCAGCCCTGCAGAGCAAACCcgcctcacacaaacacacacagcagcagcaccgCCGTTCACCACTGAGGCCACTGGAGGGCAGCAATGCATCCGCTGCCACTGTCAAAACATCTACTGCTAGTACGTCAACTCATCCCTCGGAAAGCAGAG GTGTACACACTTCACTCTCCCATTTACAAAATGGTGGTCCACCACCTCCACCTTACAGAGAAAGACGCCCCCAGAGCTCACACTCTCCTTCCCAGCTCACTTCTTTAGCCAACGGCTGGGGAACGTCATCACCTGCAGACCAATCAAACGCTGACAACCACTCAGGACACAGCAGGCTGGAATACACGGTGGAGCTGAATGGATATGCTGAATTTGGCCCATTTCCACCAAGCTGCACTTCCAGAGGAACCTCGACAGCGAAAGACAGTGGCAGACTTGGGGAGAACAGTTCGG ACTCTTTcccacctcctccacctcctgtATTCATCGGCCTCGATGATTTACCAATCCTGCCCCCACTTGACACTTCTGAGCCCGAGTCGCTCCCGCCTCCACCCGCCCCCCTGCCAGCGCGGAGCAGCACGGCCAGGGTCAGCTTCAGGGAGCCAATCAGCAGCAGCTACTCAatggaggaggatgaggaagaggaagaagcagaagttgaagaggagagaagagatgggggtgagggagagaaggaggaagaggaagacgAGGAAGCTGTTGGAGGCTTGGGACGCAGACTACGCCTTCGAGACGGAATACCGCCTCAGATGGACCTTCTGG ATGGATCATACCACCGCAGTTTCCGGCGAGGGGGCGCAGGACCTCCTGGCCGCAGCCACGTGGCTTCAGACTCACTGCTCCACTTGGGCACAGAAAAGCGTTTCAGACGCTCACGGCGTGACAGACCCCGTCTAGAGACTCTGGAGTGGAGAGGAGGGGACAACCCGCAGCCTTCCTGCAGCAACATTGACGGAGATGGCAGCCCCAGGCTGACCCTTCACTCCACCTACTACAGACACGAAGACTCCTGCTCCACCTGCTCATCTTCATCAGACTCCGAGGAGGAAGGCTTCTTCCTGGGCCAGCGCATCCCCCTGCCCCCACAACTGACTGGCCAAGAGAGGACCAAGGATGAAGagaaagatgaggaggaggaggagaaagggaAGACGAAGAGAGGCAgcctgaggaggaggaggacacacagtctgagcagcaaagacaaagacaaaaactGTATACtgtcctga
- the prickle3 gene encoding prickle planar cell polarity protein 3 isoform X5 — MYERNHGLHADLRKICVHCKCVREEHAVRTVPGQLERMMMKLVSDFQRHSISDDDSGCASEEYAWVPPGLKPEQVYQYFSCIPEDKVPYVNSPGERYRIKQLLHQLPAHDSEPQYCNSLDDEEKKELRLFSQQRKRENLGRGIVRLFPVTMTGAICQQCGRQICGGDIAVFASRAGHGSCWHPQCFQCATCSELLVDLIYFYQEGHIYCGRHHAERIKPRCQACDEIILADECTEAESRHWHMRHFCCFECETALGGQRYIMRESRPYCCTCYESLYAEYCDTCGEHIGIDQGQMTYEGQHWHASEACFCCAHCRLPLLGRPFLPRGGLIFCSRPCSLGEDPDNSDSCDSALQSKPASHKHTQQQHRRSPLRPLEGSNASAATVKTSTASTSTHPSESRGVHTSLSHLQNGGPPPPPYRERRPQSSHSPSQLTSLANGWGTSSPADQSNADNHSGHSRLEYTVELNGYAEFGPFPPSCTSRGTSTAKDSGRLGENSSETLSPPHSSPAFDSLNHTDSFPPPPPPVFIGLDDLPILPPLDTSEPESLPPPPAPLPARSSTARVSFREPISSSYSMEEDEEEEEAEVEEERRDGGEGEKEEEEDEEAVGGLGRRLRLRDGIPPQMDLLDGSYHRSFRRGGAGPPGRSHVASDSLLHLGTEKRFRRSRRDRPRLETLEWRGGDNPQPSCSNIDGDGSPRLTLHSTYYRHEDSCSTCSSSSDSEEEGFFLGQRIPLPPQLTGQERTKDEEKDEEEEEKGKTKRGSLRRRRTHSLSSKDKDKNCILS; from the exons GAAGATCTGTGTGCACTGTAAGTGTGTGCGTGAGGAGCATGCAGTGCGCACAGTTCCCGGTCAGCTGGAGAGGATGATGATGAAGCTGGTGTCCGACTTCCAAAGGCACTCCATCTCGGACGACGACTCCGGCTGTGCCTCGGAGGAGTACGCCTGGGTCCCACCTGGCCTCAAACCGGAACAG GTGTATCAGTACTTCAGTTGTATTCCTGAGGATAAAGTGCCCTATGTGAACAGCCCAGGAGAGAGATATCGCATTAAACAGCTTCTTCACCAGCTCCCAGCCCATGACAGTGAG CCCCAGTACTGTAACTCCCTGGATGATGAAGAGAAGAAGGAGCTAAGATTGTTCAGCCagcagaggaaaagagaaaacctGGGCCGCGGAATCGTTCGCCTCTTCCCCGTCACCATGACAGGAGCCATTTGCCAGCAG TGTGGTAGGCAGATTTGTGGGGGTGATATAGCTGTGTTCGCGTCCCGGGCTGGTCATGGCTCCTGCTGGCACCCTCAGTGCTTTCAGTGCGCGACGTGTAGCGAGCTGCTAGTGGACCTCATCTACTTCTACCAGGAGGGTCACATATACTGCGGCCGGCACCATGCTGAGCGCATCAAGCCCCGCTGCCAGGCCTGCGATGAG ATCATTCTAGCGGACGAGTGCACGGAGGCGGAGAGCCGCCACTGGCACATGAGGCACTTTTGCTGTTTTGAGTGTGAGACGGCGCTGGGCGGTCAGCGCTACATAATGAGGGAGAGCCGGCCGTACTGCTGCACCTGCTATGAGTCGCTTTATGCAGAGTACTGTGACACCTGTGGGGAGCACATTG GAATAGACCAGGGGCAGATGACGTATGAGGGTCAGCACTGGCATGCCTCTGAGGCATGTTTTTGCTGTGCTCACTGTCGACTCCCCCTGCTGGGCAGACCCTTCCTCCCCCGTGGTGGGCTCATTTTCTGCTCCCGGCCATGCTCTCTTGGGGAAGACCCGGATAACTCTGACTCCTGTGACTCAGCCCTGCAGAGCAAACCcgcctcacacaaacacacacagcagcagcaccgCCGTTCACCACTGAGGCCACTGGAGGGCAGCAATGCATCCGCTGCCACTGTCAAAACATCTACTGCTAGTACGTCAACTCATCCCTCGGAAAGCAGAG GTGTACACACTTCACTCTCCCATTTACAAAATGGTGGTCCACCACCTCCACCTTACAGAGAAAGACGCCCCCAGAGCTCACACTCTCCTTCCCAGCTCACTTCTTTAGCCAACGGCTGGGGAACGTCATCACCTGCAGACCAATCAAACGCTGACAACCACTCAGGACACAGCAGGCTGGAATACACGGTGGAGCTGAATGGATATGCTGAATTTGGCCCATTTCCACCAAGCTGCACTTCCAGAGGAACCTCGACAGCGAAAGACAGTGGCAGACTTGGGGAGAACAGTTCGG aaactctctctcctcctcactCATCCCCTGCATTTGACTCTCTAAACCACACAGACTCTTTcccacctcctccacctcctgtATTCATCGGCCTCGATGATTTACCAATCCTGCCCCCACTTGACACTTCTGAGCCCGAGTCGCTCCCGCCTCCACCCGCCCCCCTGCCAGCGCGGAGCAGCACGGCCAGGGTCAGCTTCAGGGAGCCAATCAGCAGCAGCTACTCAatggaggaggatgaggaagaggaagaagcagaagttgaagaggagagaagagatgggggtgagggagagaaggaggaagaggaagacgAGGAAGCTGTTGGAGGCTTGGGACGCAGACTACGCCTTCGAGACGGAATACCGCCTCAGATGGACCTTCTGG ATGGATCATACCACCGCAGTTTCCGGCGAGGGGGCGCAGGACCTCCTGGCCGCAGCCACGTGGCTTCAGACTCACTGCTCCACTTGGGCACAGAAAAGCGTTTCAGACGCTCACGGCGTGACAGACCCCGTCTAGAGACTCTGGAGTGGAGAGGAGGGGACAACCCGCAGCCTTCCTGCAGCAACATTGACGGAGATGGCAGCCCCAGGCTGACCCTTCACTCCACCTACTACAGACACGAAGACTCCTGCTCCACCTGCTCATCTTCATCAGACTCCGAGGAGGAAGGCTTCTTCCTGGGCCAGCGCATCCCCCTGCCCCCACAACTGACTGGCCAAGAGAGGACCAAGGATGAAGagaaagatgaggaggaggaggagaaagggaAGACGAAGAGAGGCAgcctgaggaggaggaggacacacagtctgagcagcaaagacaaagacaaaaactGTATACtgtcctga
- the prickle3 gene encoding prickle planar cell polarity protein 3 isoform X4, which translates to MRCGEQCPGFRMHGWRKICVHCKCVREEHAVRTVPGQLERMMMKLVSDFQRHSISDDDSGCASEEYAWVPPGLKPEQVYQYFSCIPEDKVPYVNSPGERYRIKQLLHQLPAHDSEPQYCNSLDDEEKKELRLFSQQRKRENLGRGIVRLFPVTMTGAICQQCGRQICGGDIAVFASRAGHGSCWHPQCFQCATCSELLVDLIYFYQEGHIYCGRHHAERIKPRCQACDEIILADECTEAESRHWHMRHFCCFECETALGGQRYIMRESRPYCCTCYESLYAEYCDTCGEHIGIDQGQMTYEGQHWHASEACFCCAHCRLPLLGRPFLPRGGLIFCSRPCSLGEDPDNSDSCDSALQSKPASHKHTQQQHRRSPLRPLEGSNASAATVKTSTASTSTHPSESRGVHTSLSHLQNGGPPPPPYRERRPQSSHSPSQLTSLANGWGTSSPADQSNADNHSGHSRLEYTVELNGYAEFGPFPPSCTSRGTSTAKDSGRLGENSSETLSPPHSSPAFDSLNHTDSFPPPPPPVFIGLDDLPILPPLDTSEPESLPPPPAPLPARSSTARVSFREPISSSYSMEEDEEEEEAEVEEERRDGGEGEKEEEEDEEAVGGLGRRLRLRDGIPPQMDLLDGSYHRSFRRGGAGPPGRSHVASDSLLHLGTEKRFRRSRRDRPRLETLEWRGGDNPQPSCSNIDGDGSPRLTLHSTYYRHEDSCSTCSSSSDSEEEGFFLGQRIPLPPQLTGQERTKDEEKDEEEEEKGKTKRGSLRRRRTHSLSSKDKDKNCILS; encoded by the exons GAAGATCTGTGTGCACTGTAAGTGTGTGCGTGAGGAGCATGCAGTGCGCACAGTTCCCGGTCAGCTGGAGAGGATGATGATGAAGCTGGTGTCCGACTTCCAAAGGCACTCCATCTCGGACGACGACTCCGGCTGTGCCTCGGAGGAGTACGCCTGGGTCCCACCTGGCCTCAAACCGGAACAG GTGTATCAGTACTTCAGTTGTATTCCTGAGGATAAAGTGCCCTATGTGAACAGCCCAGGAGAGAGATATCGCATTAAACAGCTTCTTCACCAGCTCCCAGCCCATGACAGTGAG CCCCAGTACTGTAACTCCCTGGATGATGAAGAGAAGAAGGAGCTAAGATTGTTCAGCCagcagaggaaaagagaaaacctGGGCCGCGGAATCGTTCGCCTCTTCCCCGTCACCATGACAGGAGCCATTTGCCAGCAG TGTGGTAGGCAGATTTGTGGGGGTGATATAGCTGTGTTCGCGTCCCGGGCTGGTCATGGCTCCTGCTGGCACCCTCAGTGCTTTCAGTGCGCGACGTGTAGCGAGCTGCTAGTGGACCTCATCTACTTCTACCAGGAGGGTCACATATACTGCGGCCGGCACCATGCTGAGCGCATCAAGCCCCGCTGCCAGGCCTGCGATGAG ATCATTCTAGCGGACGAGTGCACGGAGGCGGAGAGCCGCCACTGGCACATGAGGCACTTTTGCTGTTTTGAGTGTGAGACGGCGCTGGGCGGTCAGCGCTACATAATGAGGGAGAGCCGGCCGTACTGCTGCACCTGCTATGAGTCGCTTTATGCAGAGTACTGTGACACCTGTGGGGAGCACATTG GAATAGACCAGGGGCAGATGACGTATGAGGGTCAGCACTGGCATGCCTCTGAGGCATGTTTTTGCTGTGCTCACTGTCGACTCCCCCTGCTGGGCAGACCCTTCCTCCCCCGTGGTGGGCTCATTTTCTGCTCCCGGCCATGCTCTCTTGGGGAAGACCCGGATAACTCTGACTCCTGTGACTCAGCCCTGCAGAGCAAACCcgcctcacacaaacacacacagcagcagcaccgCCGTTCACCACTGAGGCCACTGGAGGGCAGCAATGCATCCGCTGCCACTGTCAAAACATCTACTGCTAGTACGTCAACTCATCCCTCGGAAAGCAGAG GTGTACACACTTCACTCTCCCATTTACAAAATGGTGGTCCACCACCTCCACCTTACAGAGAAAGACGCCCCCAGAGCTCACACTCTCCTTCCCAGCTCACTTCTTTAGCCAACGGCTGGGGAACGTCATCACCTGCAGACCAATCAAACGCTGACAACCACTCAGGACACAGCAGGCTGGAATACACGGTGGAGCTGAATGGATATGCTGAATTTGGCCCATTTCCACCAAGCTGCACTTCCAGAGGAACCTCGACAGCGAAAGACAGTGGCAGACTTGGGGAGAACAGTTCGG aaactctctctcctcctcactCATCCCCTGCATTTGACTCTCTAAACCACACAGACTCTTTcccacctcctccacctcctgtATTCATCGGCCTCGATGATTTACCAATCCTGCCCCCACTTGACACTTCTGAGCCCGAGTCGCTCCCGCCTCCACCCGCCCCCCTGCCAGCGCGGAGCAGCACGGCCAGGGTCAGCTTCAGGGAGCCAATCAGCAGCAGCTACTCAatggaggaggatgaggaagaggaagaagcagaagttgaagaggagagaagagatgggggtgagggagagaaggaggaagaggaagacgAGGAAGCTGTTGGAGGCTTGGGACGCAGACTACGCCTTCGAGACGGAATACCGCCTCAGATGGACCTTCTGG ATGGATCATACCACCGCAGTTTCCGGCGAGGGGGCGCAGGACCTCCTGGCCGCAGCCACGTGGCTTCAGACTCACTGCTCCACTTGGGCACAGAAAAGCGTTTCAGACGCTCACGGCGTGACAGACCCCGTCTAGAGACTCTGGAGTGGAGAGGAGGGGACAACCCGCAGCCTTCCTGCAGCAACATTGACGGAGATGGCAGCCCCAGGCTGACCCTTCACTCCACCTACTACAGACACGAAGACTCCTGCTCCACCTGCTCATCTTCATCAGACTCCGAGGAGGAAGGCTTCTTCCTGGGCCAGCGCATCCCCCTGCCCCCACAACTGACTGGCCAAGAGAGGACCAAGGATGAAGagaaagatgaggaggaggaggagaaagggaAGACGAAGAGAGGCAgcctgaggaggaggaggacacacagtctgagcagcaaagacaaagacaaaaactGTATACtgtcctga